CAAGAGGCTCGTCGGTTCGTGATCGCCTGCGGTGGGATCGAAACCCCTCGCCTGCTCCTGCTTTCGGACTCGCCCAACCACCCCGACGGACTCGCCAATTCGAGCGGGCTCGTGGGCCGATACTTCACCGAACACTGTTTCGCGGGCGTCGGCGGCCGGCTCAACCGCCGGACCCGCCAGAAGCACGTCGGGTTCAACACCACCGAGAGCCACCAGTTCTACGATCTGGACGGTTACAACCCGATCAAACTCGAGTTCTTCAACTACGCTGGGCCGTCGCCCGTCGAGACGGCGCTCTCGGGGGACGAGTGGGGCGACGCGCTCCTCGATTCCCTCCGGGACGCCTACGGCACCCACGTCACGGTCGGCGGACTGGTCGGCCAACTACCCCGGAAGGAAAACCGCGTGACGCTCGACCGCTCGACCACCGACGATCACGGCAACCCGGTACCGGATGTCCGGTGGTCGATCGGCGAGCACACGAAGCGAACTATTCGGCGGGCCAACGAGATCCAGCGGTCGATCCTCGACGAACTCGGGGCCACGATCGAGTGGACCGTCGGTCCCGAAAACACCGGCCCGGCGTTCCATCATATGGGAACAACGCGGATGGGGACCGATCCGGCATCGAGCGTCGTGAACCCCGAACTCCGGACCCACGACGTCGAAAACCTCCACATCGCCTCCAGCAGTGTGTTCGTCACTGGCGGCGCGATGAACCCCACGCTCACCATCGCCGCGCTCGCGCTGAAGGCGGCCGACCACGTCGATACGGCGCTCTAAGGGACAGTGTGGTGGCAGTGCGGCGATCAGCGGCCGTTTCGGGACAACGCTTTTATCCCTGGTTCCTGAGAGTGATTACAGAGGTCGACCGATGACCACCCTATTCGTCTTCTGACCGGGCCGCCGTTTCCCGACCCATCGCTGGTTCGACAGCGTCGGCTGGCGGCTCCGTCATCAAGCGCTCGGTGATCACCGAGCCGGCCGCATCGTCCACGGACGACACACCACTACCACACATGACAGCTACGAACGCAATCGTTGTACAGCGCGTCGATAGCGGCACGCCCGCGACCGACGAAATCCGAGCGCTCGCCGCAGCCGCCGGCTATACGATCGTCGACGAGGTGACGCAGGTTCGAGCCGAGGATCCCGGTACACATCTCGGACAGGGGAAGGTCGAACAGCTCGCAGATCGGGTCGCCAAAACGGGGGCCGAGATCGCTATCGTCGACGGCGAACTCACACCAGCACAGAACCACGGGATTCGAGCGGCGCTGCCGGACGGGACCCGCGTCCACGATCGCTATCGACTGGTCCTCGACGTGTTCGGCGACCAGGCGGGGACGAGGCGAGCACAGCTCCAGGTCGAACTGGCGCGACTCCGCTACGAACTCCCACGGATGCGTGAATCGGCAGACGAGGGATGGTTCAACAAACGCGTCGAGAAGGGATCGCCGCTGTACGACGCCGAAGATCGGATCGATCGGCTCGAAACCAAACTCGACGAACTCCCCGATCCCGCGGCGGAGTTCCGCAAGCGCCGGCGCGAGGAGGGATTCGACCTCGTGACGATCGCGGGCTACACCAACGCTGGCAAGTCGACGTTGCTCCACCGCCTCGCGGACGAGTTGACACTCGCGGACATCGAACCGGACCACGCGGACCGCGACGCGACGGCGGC
The Halococcus saccharolyticus DSM 5350 DNA segment above includes these coding regions:
- a CDS encoding HflX GTPase family protein; the protein is MTATNAIVVQRVDSGTPATDEIRALAAAAGYTIVDEVTQVRAEDPGTHLGQGKVEQLADRVAKTGAEIAIVDGELTPAQNHGIRAALPDGTRVHDRYRLVLDVFGDQAGTRRAQLQVELARLRYELPRMRESADEGWFNKRVEKGSPLYDAEDRIDRLETKLDELPDPAAEFRKRRREEGFDLVTIAGYTNAGKSTLLHRLADELTLADIEPDHADRDATAAVEDRLFKTLETTTRRATLGGRPVLLTDTVGFVADLPHWLVESFSATLSEAAAADRVVLVADSSDPPDELREKLRVSLDVLDAQDVPREAVVTALNKVDLLNDEERERRLAAAADIAPSPLPISVREGTNLDRLVARIEDELPTERTTVEMENVDEAMSVVSWLYDHANVADVSYGSAGDQVTVTFAARPSIVEQARAKAAAVGGVDG